A stretch of Macadamia integrifolia cultivar HAES 741 chromosome 7, SCU_Mint_v3, whole genome shotgun sequence DNA encodes these proteins:
- the LOC122083449 gene encoding glyoxylate/succinic semialdehyde reductase 2, chloroplastic — protein MAMCSSFCPQIPIHLKRRRFPTKPFLSVCTKVFSSQTSNATSRVIEHPAHVGFLGLGIMGSPMAQNLIKAGWDITVWNRTKSKCDPLISLGAKYKSSPEEVAASCDVTFAMLADPESAVEVACGKHGAANGMSPGKGYVDVSTVDDVTAKLISRHIRATGALYLEAPVSGSKKPAEDGQLIFLTAGDKPLYETVAPLLDIMGKSRFYLGDVGNGAAMKLVVNMIMGSMMASFSEGLLLGQKVGLDPGVLVEVVSQGAISAPMFLTKGPSMVQAMYPTAFPLKHQQKDLRLALGLAESVSQSTPIAAAANELYKVAKSQGLSDEDFSAVIEALKTD, from the exons ATGGCAATGTGCTCTAGCTTCTGCCCTCAGATTCCCATCCATCTGAAACGAAGAAGATTTCCCACTAAACCCTTCTTATCCGTTTGTACCAAGGTTTTTTCTTCTCAGACTTCGAATGCAACATCGAGAG TGATTGAACATCCAGCACATGTTGGCTTCCTGGGTCTTGGAATCATGGGTTCTCCAATGGCACAAAACCTTATAAAAGCTGG ATGGGATATCACAGTCTGGAATAGGACAAAGAGCAAGTGCGATCCTCTCATCAGTTTGGGGGCAAA ATATAAATCATCTCCCGAGGAAGTTGCTGCATCTTGTGATGTCACATTTGCGATGCTTGCTGATCCTGAAAGTGCA GTTGAAGTTGCCTGTGGAAAGCATGGAGCTGCCAATGGAATGAGTCCAGGGAAAGG TTATGTAGATGTTTCCACAGTTGATGATGTCACTGCCAAGTTGATAAGTAGACATATTAGAGCTACTGGGGCATTATATTTAGAG GCTCCAGTTTCAGGCTCAAAAAAGCCTGCAGAAGATGGGCAGTTAATATTTCTAACAGCAG GTGATAAACCTCTATATGAAACTGTAGCTCCACTCTTAGACATAATGGGGAAG TCAAGGTTTTACCTTGGGGATGTTGGAAATGGAGCTGCAATGAAACTTGTTGTTAACATGATCATGGGAAG TATGATGGCTTCTTTTTCTGAAGGGTTACTTCTTGGTCAGAAAGTAGGACTGGACCCAGGTGTACTAGTTGAG gTAGTCTCACAGGGTGCCATTAGTGCCCCAATGTtcttgaccaaaggtccttcAATGGTTCAAGCCATGTATCCAACTGCATTTCCTTTGAAGCATCAGCAAAAG GACCTAAGGCTTGCTTTAGGATTGGCAGAATCCGTTTCCCAGTCAACTCCAATTGCAGCAGCAGCAAATGAGCTGTACAAGGTAGCAAAATCTCAAGGCCTCAGTGACGAGGATTTCTCAGCAGTTATCGAAGCTTTAAAGACAGATTGA
- the LOC122084705 gene encoding glutaredoxin-C6-like, whose product MQGVRSLLEGGLRVEVAAAEGSGAAPATLTIDGAETPERKIERLIMENPVVIFGRTSCCMCHVMKNLLSTLGVHPPVIELEDSELGALAAHDSKGEGDEGESGRVAPPSTSPAAAVFIGGKRLGGLESLMALHLSGQLVPLLRDVGALWM is encoded by the coding sequence ATGCAAGGAGTAAGAAGCTTATTAGAAGGGGGATTACGAGTGGAAGTAGCCGCAGCGGAGGGGTCCGGGGCGGCTCCGGCGACACTGACGATAGACGGAGCGGAAACGCCGGAGAGGAAAATAGAGAGGTTGATAATGGAAAATCCGGTGGTTATATTCGGAAGGACATCCTGCTGTATGTGCCACGTCATGAAGAATTTACTCTCCACTCTTGGTGTTCACCCTCCCGTCATCGAATTAGAAGATTCCGAGTTGGGAGCGCTCGCTGCTCACGATAGCAAGGGCGAGGGCGATGAAGGAGAATCAGGGCGGGTTGCGCCTCCTTCTACATCACCAGCAGCGGCGGTGTTCATAGGAGGGAAGAGGTTGGGAGGATTAGAGAGTTTGATGGCGCTTCATCTCAGTGGACAACTGGTGCCTTTGCTCAGGGATGTTGGTGCTCTCTGGATGTGA